One Lagopus muta isolate bLagMut1 chromosome 10, bLagMut1 primary, whole genome shotgun sequence DNA segment encodes these proteins:
- the PIGB gene encoding GPI mannosyltransferase 3, translating to MAAAGGLLARARRSEPVRLRKRRSVLYAAAGGAAAQPGAGAAGGTAALTALAVAARALNCALVRTSFVPDEYWQSLEVAHRLVFGYGHLTWEWAHGLRGYPYPLFFACIYRALQLLGEDDVQLLIWVPRLVQAVLAAFADVKLYLLVKHLENAETAKYVYFCQLCSWFTWYTCTRTLTNTMETLLTIFALYYYPMKGSKMGSRWKYLSLIALGIVIRPTAAIPWIPLVFCHFLQEQKKADLILYNCIPIGLVTLGTSLIIDRVFFGEWVLVQLNFLKFNVLQNLGTFYGSHPWHWYFTQGLPVILGTHLPFFIHGCVMAPKRYRIFLGAVIWTVLVYSTLSHKEFRFIYPVLPFCMFFCGYSLKHLKAWKKSAASFLLLSNLIPALYTGLIHQRGSLDVMNHIQQLCNSSYQSQAFVFIMMPCHSTPFYSHVHCPLKMRFLQCPPDLTGNESYVDEADLFYSNPLGWLNKEFYNDTLLPSHLIFFSVLEQEISSFLALKGYKKTATVFHTHVPQGRVGSHIYIYKKKPEMNRI from the exons ATGGCAGCGGCCGGAGGACTGCTGGCGCGCGCCAGGCGCTCGGAGCCGGTGAGGCTCCGCAAGCGCAGGTCGGTGCTGTACGCGGCCGCCGGAGGAGCCGCCGCGCAGCCGGGCGCCG GCGCCGCCGGCGGGACCGCTGCTCTGACGGCCCTGGCGGTGGCCGCGCGGGCGCTGAACTGCGCGCTCGTGCGCACCAGCTTCGTCCCGGACGAGTACTGGCAGTCGCTGGAGGTGGCGCACCGCCTGGTCTTCGG TTATGGGCACCTGACGTGGGAGTGGGCGCACGGCCTGCGGGGATACCCGTACCCGCTGTTCTTTGCCTGCAtctacagagctctgcagctgctgggcgAGGATGACGTCCAGCTGCTG ATATGGGTCCCTAGACTGGTACAAGCAGTTCTGGCAGCTTTTGCTGATGTGAAGCTTTATTTACTAGTGAAACACcttgaaaatgcagaaacagcaaaatatgtG TACTTCTGCCAGCTGTGTTCCTGGTTTACATGGTATACCTGTACCAGAACTCTAACAAACACCATGGAAACTCTTCTCACCATTTTTGCTCTTTACTACTATCCAATGAAAGGTTCCAAGATGGGGAGCAG ATGGAAATATTTAAGTTTGATAGCACTTGGAATTGTCATTCGTCCCACTGCAGCTATCCCATGGATACCTTTGGTCTTCTGTCATTTtttacaagaacagaaaaaagcagaCCTCATCCTGTACAACTGCATTCCAATTGG ATTGGTCACACTGGGAACCTCTTTAATAATTGACCGTGTGTTTTTCGGCGAG TGGGTGCTGGTTCAGCTGAACTTCTTGAAATTCAACGTGCTACAGAATTTGGGAACGTTTTATGGTTCCCATCCCTGGCACTGGTACTTCACTCAAGGACTGCCGGTTATCTTGGGTACCCACCTGCCTTTCTTTATTCATGGCTGTGTGATGGCACCAAAACGGTATCGCATCTTTCTAGGGGCAGTGATTTGGACAGTGCTAGTATACAG CACACTGAGCCATAAAGAATTCAGGTTCATCTATCCAGTACTGccattttgcatgtttttttgtG GATATTCTCTGAAACACCTAAAAGCATGGAAGAAGTCTGCAGCAAGCTTCTTGCTTTTATCAAATTTAATCCCAGCCCTGTATACAGGCTTGATTCACCAGAGAGGCTCTCTTGATGTTATGAATCACATACAGCAACTTTGTAACAGCTCTTACCAGTCACAAGCTTTTGTCTTCATCATGATGCCATGCCACTCTACTCCATTTTACAG CCACGTTCACTGTCCTCTAAAAATGAGATTCCTTCAGTGTCCCCCAGACCTAACTGGAAATGAAAGCTATGTTGATGAAGCAGATCTATTTTACTCTAATCCACTTGGCTGGCTTAATAAGGAGTTTTACAATGATACACTATTGCCCAgtcatttgattttcttcagtgtgcTAGAACAG GAAATATCATCATTCCTAGCTTTAAAGGGCTATAAGAAAACAGCCACTGTCTTTCATACTCATGTACCTCAAGGACGAGTTGGAAGCCATATCTACATCTACAAGAAAAAACCTGAAATGAATCGTATCTGA
- the CCPG1 gene encoding cell cycle progression protein 1 isoform X1 — MSESYSDSDSSCGWTVINHEGSDIETVTSENGSSNDNHEFVSEEYVSLQEEEHPIELQAQSSTDGEIPVVDNTLSALEETQTVPEERKAEVHDDSSCIGTISDDSDIVTLEAPKGEETPSQEEAPADGEEAPSSEDFNMGSSSSSQYAFSHPETVSWLEELRKIPDYVRGWGNEVKEHVSRSLPFQVFPSQASNDESSSDETSHQSSPTVRRRRAKRRLISCSEAESGSPVDPEPEPPQEQQHKRQFSSGLNRCIILALVIAISMGFGHFYGKPEGTIQIQKRQQLVTKTRELKDDLYQCQQEQGDKVGSLKGDLATCLTFTEVEKKSFESQKKSLAAENQHLRESLEKEEKALVSLQEELRKLRQQIRNLEDKGTSTESIVMENQKLREHLEEEKQRNHNFRRQKETLFAEAQMLRRELDKERHITESLKKELEQLSSRQTPDSVNDDDTVRENQEIETLRGRLVELEKKLNFEQQRSDLWEKLYVEVKDQSEKQEMNEKGQKRGAKGQGKSKKKSKESFFGSVKETFDVMKNSAKEFVRHHKEKIKQAKEAVKEKLKKFSDSVKSTFRHFKDTTKTILDEKEKKPNEKKYEANKRARTFYREHNSYENLKQAHYRRSNMPKDFRDGRKHQFTTFEKDADSQKCLNDPLCSRKHPFDLKGCSGIFECANQEFVSLFNRVSDPIGVDEFNRLMRKYLQQVVHNFHHWRELENFINQFFHNGFFIHDQMLFTDFVNDVKDYLEDMKEYQNKNEKVFDDLDKYIYRYYFQYDNSPQYGPSRPKRPSFTQTENPRHEKQAQKYHHRNKREGKWHKHGRTNGRHMANLEIELGQLPFDPKY; from the exons ATGTCTGAAAGTTACAGTGACAGCGATTCCTCCTGTGGCTGGACTGTCATCAACCATGAG GGTTCTGACATAGAGACAGTGACTTCAGAGAATGGAAGCTCAAATGACAACCACGAGTTTGTTTCTGAGGAATATGTTTCTCTGCAAGAAGAAGAGCACCCAATTGAATTGCAAG cacAGAGTAGCACTGATGGAGAGATACCAGTGGTAGATAATACTCTCTCTGCTCTTGAGGAAACTCAAACAGTTCCAGAG gaaaggaaagcagaagtccACGATGATAGTTCCTGTATTGGCACAATTAGTGATGATTCTGACATTGTTACACTTGAAGCTCCAAAAGGGGAAGAAACTCCAAGTCAGGAGGAAGCCCCAGCTGATGGTGAAGAAGCTCCCAGTTCAGAGGATTTTAACATGGGTTCCTCCTCTAGCAGTCAGTATGCATTTTCCCATCCAGAAACTG TCAGTtggctggaggagctgaggaAGATTCCTGATTATGTAAGGGGATGGGGCAATGAGGTGAAAGAGCATGTGTCTCGCAGTCTTCCTTTCCAAG tttttccatctCAGGCTAGCAATGATGAATCAAGTAGCGATGAAACCAGCCATCAGTCCAGTCCTACAGTACGAAGACGCCGGGCTAAGAGGAGGCTGATCTCTTGCTCTGAGGCTGAGAGTGGGTCACCTGTTGATCCAGAGCCTGAACCTCcccaagagcagcagcacaagcgGCAGTTCAGTAGTGGCCTTAATAGATGCATCATTCTGGCTTTGGTGATTGCAATCAGCATGGGCTTTGGACATTTTTATG GTAAACCTGAAG GTACAATACAGATCCAGAAACGTCAGCAGCTGGTAACAAAGACACGTGAATTGAAAGATGACCTTTACCAGTGCCAACAAGAACAAGGAGATAAAGTGGGG TCACTCAAGGGAGATCTTGCCACGTGTTTGACCTTTACTGAGGTGGAGAAGAAATCctttgaatcacagaaaaaaagtcttgctGCAGAAAATCAGCACTTAAGAGAATCTctagagaaggaagaaaaagctttggTCTCGCTTCAGGAAGAACTAAGGAAGCTAAGGCAACAAATAAGAAACTTGGAAGACAAAGGTACTAGTACTGAGTCTATTGTCATGGAAAATCAGAAACTAAGGGAACAtttggaagaggaaaagcaaagaaaccatAATTTTCGTAGGCAAAAGGAAACGCTTTTTGCAGAAGCACAAATGTTAAGGAGAGAGCTGGACAAAGAACGTCATATTACAGAATCCCTGAAAAAAGAACTGGAACAGCTAAGTTCTCGTCAAACACCTGACAGTGTTAATGATGATGACACGGTCAGAGAAAATCAAGAAATAGAAACTCTGCGAGGAAGACTGGTGGAACTAGAAAAAAAGCTAAACTTTGAGCAACAGCGCTCTGACTTGTGGGAGAAGTTGTACGTTGAAGTAAAAGatcaaagtgaaaaacaagaaatgaatgaaaagggACAGAAGAGAGGTGCTAAAGGGCAAGGTAAatctaaaaagaaatcaaaagagTCATTTTTTGGCTCAGTTAAAGAAACTTTTGATGTTATGAAAAATTCCGCAAAAGAGTTCGTTAGACACCATAAAGAAAAGATCAAGCAGGCTAaagaagcagtgaaagaaaagctgaaaaaattctctgattctgtaaaGTCCACATTCAGACACTTCAAAGATACCACAAAAACCATCTTGgatgaaaaggagaagaagccaaatgaaaaaaaatacgaGGCAAACAAGAGAGCTCGAACTTTTTACCGAGAACATAACTCTTATGAGAATCTGAAGCAGGCACATTACAGGAGATCTAACATGCCAAAAGATttcagagatggaagaaaacatcAGTTTACAACATTTGAAAAAGATGCAGATTCACAGAAATGTCTCAATGATCCGTTGTGTAGTAGAAAACATCCGTTTGACCTAAAGGGCTGTTCTGGTATTTTTGAATGTGCTAATCAAGAATTTGTTAGTCTCTTCAACAGAGTTTCAGATCCTATTGGAGTGGATGAATTTAATCGGCTAATGAGAAAGTATTTGCAACAAGTTGTACATAACTTTCATCATTGGAGAGAACTAGAAAATTTCATCAATCAGTTTTTTCATAATGGGTTTTTTATACATGACCAGATGCTGTTCACTGATTTTGTTAATGACGTCAAGGATTATCTGGAAGATATGAAGGAATACCAAAATAAGAATGAGAAGGTTTTTGATGATTTGGACAAGTACATCTACAGATACTACTTTCAGTATGATAATTCACCCCAATATGGACCCAG TCGACCTAAAAGGCCTTCTTTTACACAAACTGAAAATCCCagacatgaaaaacaagctCAGAAGTACCACCACCGTAATAAAAGAGAAGGTAAATGGCATAAACATGGTCGCACTAATGGAAGACACATGGCAAATCTTGAAATAGAACTGGGGCAGTTGCCCTTTGATCCAAAATACTAA
- the CCPG1 gene encoding cell cycle progression protein 1 isoform X2, producing the protein MLKCALKMSESYSDSDSSCGWTVINHEGSDIETVTSENGSSNDNHEFVSEEYVSLQEEEHPIELQAQSSTDGEIPVVDNTLSALEETQTVPEERKAEVHDDSSCIGTISDDSDIVTLEAPKGEETPSQEEAPADGEEAPSSEDFNMGSSSSSQYAFSHPETVFPSQASNDESSSDETSHQSSPTVRRRRAKRRLISCSEAESGSPVDPEPEPPQEQQHKRQFSSGLNRCIILALVIAISMGFGHFYGTIQIQKRQQLVTKTRELKDDLYQCQQEQGDKVGSLKGDLATCLTFTEVEKKSFESQKKSLAAENQHLRESLEKEEKALVSLQEELRKLRQQIRNLEDKGTSTESIVMENQKLREHLEEEKQRNHNFRRQKETLFAEAQMLRRELDKERHITESLKKELEQLSSRQTPDSVNDDDTVRENQEIETLRGRLVELEKKLNFEQQRSDLWEKLYVEVKDQSEKQEMNEKGQKRGAKGQGKSKKKSKESFFGSVKETFDVMKNSAKEFVRHHKEKIKQAKEAVKEKLKKFSDSVKSTFRHFKDTTKTILDEKEKKPNEKKYEANKRARTFYREHNSYENLKQAHYRRSNMPKDFRDGRKHQFTTFEKDADSQKCLNDPLCSRKHPFDLKGCSGIFECANQEFVSLFNRVSDPIGVDEFNRLMRKYLQQVVHNFHHWRELENFINQFFHNGFFIHDQMLFTDFVNDVKDYLEDMKEYQNKNEKVFDDLDKYIYRYYFQYDNSPQYGPSRPKRPSFTQTENPRHEKQAQKYHHRNKREGKWHKHGRTNGRHMANLEIELGQLPFDPKY; encoded by the exons ATGCTGAAG TGTGCTTTGAAAATGTCTGAAAGTTACAGTGACAGCGATTCCTCCTGTGGCTGGACTGTCATCAACCATGAG GGTTCTGACATAGAGACAGTGACTTCAGAGAATGGAAGCTCAAATGACAACCACGAGTTTGTTTCTGAGGAATATGTTTCTCTGCAAGAAGAAGAGCACCCAATTGAATTGCAAG cacAGAGTAGCACTGATGGAGAGATACCAGTGGTAGATAATACTCTCTCTGCTCTTGAGGAAACTCAAACAGTTCCAGAG gaaaggaaagcagaagtccACGATGATAGTTCCTGTATTGGCACAATTAGTGATGATTCTGACATTGTTACACTTGAAGCTCCAAAAGGGGAAGAAACTCCAAGTCAGGAGGAAGCCCCAGCTGATGGTGAAGAAGCTCCCAGTTCAGAGGATTTTAACATGGGTTCCTCCTCTAGCAGTCAGTATGCATTTTCCCATCCAGAAACTG tttttccatctCAGGCTAGCAATGATGAATCAAGTAGCGATGAAACCAGCCATCAGTCCAGTCCTACAGTACGAAGACGCCGGGCTAAGAGGAGGCTGATCTCTTGCTCTGAGGCTGAGAGTGGGTCACCTGTTGATCCAGAGCCTGAACCTCcccaagagcagcagcacaagcgGCAGTTCAGTAGTGGCCTTAATAGATGCATCATTCTGGCTTTGGTGATTGCAATCAGCATGGGCTTTGGACATTTTTATG GTACAATACAGATCCAGAAACGTCAGCAGCTGGTAACAAAGACACGTGAATTGAAAGATGACCTTTACCAGTGCCAACAAGAACAAGGAGATAAAGTGGGG TCACTCAAGGGAGATCTTGCCACGTGTTTGACCTTTACTGAGGTGGAGAAGAAATCctttgaatcacagaaaaaaagtcttgctGCAGAAAATCAGCACTTAAGAGAATCTctagagaaggaagaaaaagctttggTCTCGCTTCAGGAAGAACTAAGGAAGCTAAGGCAACAAATAAGAAACTTGGAAGACAAAGGTACTAGTACTGAGTCTATTGTCATGGAAAATCAGAAACTAAGGGAACAtttggaagaggaaaagcaaagaaaccatAATTTTCGTAGGCAAAAGGAAACGCTTTTTGCAGAAGCACAAATGTTAAGGAGAGAGCTGGACAAAGAACGTCATATTACAGAATCCCTGAAAAAAGAACTGGAACAGCTAAGTTCTCGTCAAACACCTGACAGTGTTAATGATGATGACACGGTCAGAGAAAATCAAGAAATAGAAACTCTGCGAGGAAGACTGGTGGAACTAGAAAAAAAGCTAAACTTTGAGCAACAGCGCTCTGACTTGTGGGAGAAGTTGTACGTTGAAGTAAAAGatcaaagtgaaaaacaagaaatgaatgaaaagggACAGAAGAGAGGTGCTAAAGGGCAAGGTAAatctaaaaagaaatcaaaagagTCATTTTTTGGCTCAGTTAAAGAAACTTTTGATGTTATGAAAAATTCCGCAAAAGAGTTCGTTAGACACCATAAAGAAAAGATCAAGCAGGCTAaagaagcagtgaaagaaaagctgaaaaaattctctgattctgtaaaGTCCACATTCAGACACTTCAAAGATACCACAAAAACCATCTTGgatgaaaaggagaagaagccaaatgaaaaaaaatacgaGGCAAACAAGAGAGCTCGAACTTTTTACCGAGAACATAACTCTTATGAGAATCTGAAGCAGGCACATTACAGGAGATCTAACATGCCAAAAGATttcagagatggaagaaaacatcAGTTTACAACATTTGAAAAAGATGCAGATTCACAGAAATGTCTCAATGATCCGTTGTGTAGTAGAAAACATCCGTTTGACCTAAAGGGCTGTTCTGGTATTTTTGAATGTGCTAATCAAGAATTTGTTAGTCTCTTCAACAGAGTTTCAGATCCTATTGGAGTGGATGAATTTAATCGGCTAATGAGAAAGTATTTGCAACAAGTTGTACATAACTTTCATCATTGGAGAGAACTAGAAAATTTCATCAATCAGTTTTTTCATAATGGGTTTTTTATACATGACCAGATGCTGTTCACTGATTTTGTTAATGACGTCAAGGATTATCTGGAAGATATGAAGGAATACCAAAATAAGAATGAGAAGGTTTTTGATGATTTGGACAAGTACATCTACAGATACTACTTTCAGTATGATAATTCACCCCAATATGGACCCAG TCGACCTAAAAGGCCTTCTTTTACACAAACTGAAAATCCCagacatgaaaaacaagctCAGAAGTACCACCACCGTAATAAAAGAGAAGGTAAATGGCATAAACATGGTCGCACTAATGGAAGACACATGGCAAATCTTGAAATAGAACTGGGGCAGTTGCCCTTTGATCCAAAATACTAA
- the PIERCE2 gene encoding LOW QUALITY PROTEIN: piercer of microtubule wall 2 protein (The sequence of the model RefSeq protein was modified relative to this genomic sequence to represent the inferred CDS: substituted 1 base at 1 genomic stop codon) gives MRDVLPQKCLRVQSPRKKPSPHPPPHTNPWNPMSSCMLEPSTLLTSSSLAKPQVLLFETASYKYNTAVPTAXMLPHTYLPLDQTFPEHLLTCGSSQDSYLNTAFDRSSVYDYPSLQHTL, from the exons ATGCGAGATGTTCTGCCCCA AAAATGCCTCAGAGTTCAATCACCAAGAAAAAAACCatctcctcatcctcctccccaCACAAACCCCTGGAATCCCATGTCCTCCTGCATGCTGGAGCCCAGCACACTCCTGACCAGCAGTTCTTTGGCAAAGCCTCAGGTTTTGCTGTTTGAAACAGCCTCATACAAATACAACACTGCAGTACCTACTGCATAGATGCTGCCCCATACGTATCTTCCCCTGGATCAAACATTTCCAGAACACTTACTCACTTGTGGATCATCTCAAGACAGTTATTTAAATACTGCCTTTGACAGAAGTAGTGTTTATGACTACCCCAGCTTGCAGCATACTTTGTAA